The proteins below come from a single Candidatus Binatia bacterium genomic window:
- a CDS encoding ABC transporter substrate-binding protein — protein MLILSWIVVGCAAAPSLPSGYVAVGLDTGPITLDPRFATDATASQIGDLLFDGLTRLDDQSRRLPQLAASWETPDAQTYVFHLRDGFRFSDGQPVTAGDVKATYDAILDPLTHSPKQQELDPVQAVEALDRLTVRFRLRFPFAPFLNVTGLGILPAGLIAASPSKPLAQPVGSGPFRLIEFTPDDRLVLVRNPLYPLGSPRLAGVVFTVVPDAMSRLLQLKRGSLDLVQNGIDPDSLEWLRKQRHIMVTTRPGTTFQYLGLNLRDARLADVRVRQAIAHAIDRGAIVMTILKGLAMPASGLLPPTHWAFSGDVASYGYNPKRAKELLDEAGYPDPDGDGPAPRFRLSYKTTIIELRRRIAEVLQEQLAQVGVALDIRSYEWATFYNDIKRGDFQLYSLAWVGIEDPDIYYLTCHSSQTPPHGSNRGYFHEESVDQLTEAARRTLNPVERQRLYGEVQHRVAQLLPVIPLWWTTNVAALNRRLQGFEIQPNASYVSLKDAWIEER, from the coding sequence GTGTTGATCCTCAGCTGGATCGTCGTGGGATGTGCCGCAGCGCCTTCGCTGCCTTCCGGGTACGTCGCGGTCGGGCTGGACACTGGTCCGATCACGCTCGATCCGCGCTTCGCTACCGACGCGACGGCGAGCCAGATCGGCGACCTGCTGTTCGATGGTCTCACCCGTCTCGATGACCAGTCGCGACGCCTGCCGCAGCTGGCCGCTTCGTGGGAAACGCCGGACGCTCAAACCTACGTCTTTCACCTGCGCGACGGTTTCCGCTTCAGTGACGGTCAGCCGGTCACCGCCGGCGACGTGAAGGCGACGTACGATGCGATTCTCGATCCCCTCACGCATTCGCCCAAACAGCAGGAACTTGATCCTGTCCAAGCGGTGGAGGCGCTCGACCGTTTGACCGTCCGTTTCCGCCTGCGCTTTCCGTTCGCCCCTTTCCTGAATGTAACCGGTCTCGGCATCCTGCCCGCCGGCCTGATCGCTGCGTCGCCGTCCAAACCGCTGGCGCAGCCCGTAGGCTCCGGACCGTTCCGCCTGATCGAATTCACGCCCGACGACAGACTGGTGCTGGTCCGCAATCCGCTGTACCCGCTGGGCAGTCCTCGGCTCGCCGGCGTGGTATTCACCGTGGTGCCCGACGCAATGTCGCGCTTGCTGCAGCTCAAACGCGGCAGCCTCGATCTCGTCCAAAATGGCATCGATCCGGACTCGCTCGAATGGCTGCGGAAACAGCGCCACATTATGGTGACGACCAGACCGGGCACGACGTTTCAGTATCTCGGTTTGAATCTGCGCGATGCACGGTTGGCCGACGTGCGGGTGCGGCAGGCCATCGCTCACGCCATCGATCGCGGTGCCATTGTGATGACGATTCTCAAAGGGCTGGCCATGCCTGCCAGCGGCCTGCTGCCGCCAACGCATTGGGCCTTCAGCGGCGACGTCGCGAGCTACGGGTACAACCCGAAGCGGGCGAAGGAGTTGCTCGACGAGGCCGGCTACCCGGATCCCGACGGCGACGGCCCAGCCCCGCGTTTCCGCTTGTCCTACAAGACGACAATCATCGAGTTGCGCCGGCGCATCGCCGAAGTGCTGCAAGAGCAATTGGCGCAGGTCGGTGTGGCGCTGGACATTCGCAGCTACGAGTGGGCGACGTTTTACAACGACATCAAGCGCGGTGACTTTCAGCTCTACTCGCTGGCGTGGGTTGGCATCGAGGATCCTGACATCTACTACCTGACCTGCCATTCCTCGCAGACACCGCCGCATGGCAGCAATCGCGGCTACTTCCACGAGGAATCGGTCGATCAGTTGACCGAGGCGGCGCGCCGGACTTTGAATCCAGTAGAACGGCAGCGCCTCTACGGCGAGGTGCAACACCGCGTGGCGCAACTGCTGCCGGTGATTCCGCTCTGGTGGACGACCAACGTCGCCGCGCTCAACCGGCGGCTGCAGGGCTTTGAGATCCAGCCAAATGCCAGCTACGTGTCATTGAAAGATGCGTGGATCGAAGAGAGGTGA